A part of Denitratisoma oestradiolicum genomic DNA contains:
- a CDS encoding nuclear transport factor 2 family protein, producing MRGTDADRERMLLTLLIQERLFAFGSAVDSKQFPRLSEAFASSASGDYGQGRGHRSCDELIQSMEQHLGAGSNCGPSQHNILNVRVFVAPDDGVESQSNFYAVHEGVGRLQGQIWSTWGQYNDSWVSTVEGWRIQHRRYVTFFSAGPADIVGRD from the coding sequence ATGCGCGGAACGGATGCCGACAGGGAGCGCATGCTGCTGACGCTCCTGATCCAGGAGCGTTTGTTTGCCTTCGGCAGCGCGGTCGACAGCAAGCAGTTCCCTCGGCTGTCCGAGGCTTTCGCGTCTTCTGCCAGTGGAGACTATGGGCAAGGCAGGGGGCATCGGAGTTGCGATGAGCTGATCCAGTCCATGGAGCAGCATCTGGGAGCAGGCTCCAACTGCGGCCCCAGCCAGCACAACATTCTGAATGTCCGGGTTTTTGTGGCCCCGGATGACGGTGTTGAAAGCCAGTCCAATTTCTACGCGGTCCATGAGGGCGTCGGCAGGCTCCAGGGGCAGATATGGAGCACCTGGGGCCAGTACAACGATTCCTGGGTCTCTACGGTCGAGGGCTGGCGCATTCAGCATCGGCGCTATGTCACGTTCTTCAGCGCAGGACCGGCCGATATCGTTGGGCGGGATTGA
- a CDS encoding coniferyl aldehyde dehydrogenase — protein sequence MTPDQMRQILDRQKADFLAGGLPDAKTRLDRLDRLAALLRENQQVLLDSLCADFGHRSMEHARLTEIAVPIAEVRATHKHIEAWMRDEKRPIPLLQTLLGGRAWIQYQPLGSVGVIVPWNFPIYLAMGPLIGALAAGNRAMVKPSEFTPRVADQLAALFPRYFDEKEIAVATGGAEVSAAFAELPFDHLVFTGAGAIAKHVMAAAAKNLVPLTLELGGKSPVIISREADLADAAVKIVDFKLSNAGQTCINADYLLVPEECLEETIKTLQQTVAKLFPTLLTNPDYTSIVNKRHFDRLSRYVDDALAAGVKCVDINPAGESFAAQPEGQHKMMPRLFINPDDERLIMREEIFGPLLPIKTYRQMDEVIAYINRHDRPLALYYFGPASGPEVERVLKGTISGGVAINDIGAHAACENLPFGGVGPSGMGAYHGRDGFRQFSHAKSIFRQTRVDLMSLFGMRAPYGPKFRAGVERFMK from the coding sequence ATGACACCGGATCAAATGCGGCAGATCCTGGATCGCCAGAAGGCCGATTTCCTGGCCGGCGGTCTGCCGGACGCCAAGACCCGCCTCGACCGCCTCGACCGCCTGGCGGCCCTGCTGCGGGAAAACCAGCAGGTGCTGTTGGACTCCCTCTGCGCCGACTTCGGTCACCGTTCCATGGAGCACGCACGCCTGACCGAGATCGCGGTGCCCATCGCCGAGGTGCGCGCCACGCACAAGCATATCGAGGCATGGATGCGGGACGAAAAACGGCCCATTCCCTTGCTGCAGACACTGCTCGGCGGGCGGGCCTGGATCCAGTACCAGCCCCTCGGGTCCGTGGGCGTGATCGTGCCCTGGAACTTTCCCATCTACCTGGCCATGGGCCCCCTGATCGGCGCCCTGGCTGCCGGTAACCGGGCGATGGTGAAGCCCTCCGAATTCACGCCCCGTGTTGCCGACCAACTCGCCGCGCTGTTTCCCCGCTATTTCGATGAGAAGGAAATAGCCGTGGCCACCGGCGGCGCCGAGGTGAGCGCGGCCTTCGCCGAATTGCCCTTTGACCACCTGGTGTTCACCGGTGCCGGTGCCATCGCCAAGCATGTGATGGCGGCGGCGGCGAAGAACCTGGTGCCCCTGACCCTGGAACTGGGCGGTAAGTCGCCGGTAATCATCAGCCGCGAGGCCGATCTCGCCGACGCAGCCGTGAAGATCGTGGACTTCAAGCTGTCCAACGCCGGGCAGACCTGCATCAACGCGGATTATCTGCTGGTGCCGGAGGAGTGCCTGGAGGAGACGATCAAGACTCTTCAGCAGACGGTGGCGAAGCTCTTCCCCACGCTGTTGACGAACCCGGACTACACCTCGATCGTCAACAAGCGCCACTTCGACCGTCTCAGCCGCTATGTGGACGACGCGCTGGCGGCCGGCGTCAAGTGCGTGGACATCAATCCGGCCGGCGAGTCCTTCGCTGCCCAGCCCGAAGGCCAGCACAAGATGATGCCGCGCCTGTTCATCAACCCGGACGATGAGCGTCTGATCATGCGGGAGGAGATCTTCGGCCCCTTGCTGCCGATCAAGACCTACCGCCAGATGGACGAAGTCATCGCCTACATCAACCGCCATGACCGGCCCTTGGCCCTCTACTACTTCGGTCCCGCTTCCGGCCCGGAGGTGGAACGGGTGTTGAAAGGCACGATCTCCGGCGGCGTGGCGATCAACGACATCGGCGCCCATGCCGCCTGCGAGAACCTGCCCTTCGGTGGCGTCGGTCCCAGCGGCATGGGGGCCTATCACGGCCGCGACGGCTTCCGCCAGTTCTCCCACGCCAAGTCGATCTTCCGCCAGACCCGGGTGGACCTGATGAGCCTGTTCGGCATGCGGGCCCCCTATGGCCCGAAATTCAGGGCGGGGGTCGAGCGTTTCATGAAGTGA
- a CDS encoding molecular chaperone TorD family protein, whose product MAEMEFVDRASSPAALVSYLYGLLGECFGYPDADLVESIRSGALRQQLQNLCFALDKGLCLGLDLSPLHDAEATEDALAVEYTRLFDAGAHGTGCSLNGGLQQGPQMKVMEEAVRFYNHFGLTLTEDNKELPDHITTELNFLHFLAYGEHQLTARGESAAACQLAQRDFIARHPGRWIPLMAAKLEPMQPDPLFMVLTQLLERLLNRELARLEALHGAASLKPSGDLPFGGI is encoded by the coding sequence ATGGCTGAGATGGAATTCGTGGACCGGGCATCTTCACCGGCGGCCCTGGTCAGCTATCTGTACGGCCTGCTGGGGGAATGTTTCGGCTATCCGGATGCGGACCTGGTGGAAAGTATCAGGAGCGGCGCCCTGAGGCAACAGTTGCAAAACCTGTGCTTCGCCCTGGACAAAGGCTTGTGCCTGGGACTGGATCTTTCCCCGCTACACGATGCCGAGGCTACGGAGGATGCGCTGGCAGTGGAATACACCCGGCTTTTCGATGCCGGTGCCCATGGTACTGGCTGTTCCCTCAATGGAGGCTTGCAGCAGGGCCCCCAGATGAAGGTCATGGAAGAAGCGGTGCGCTTCTACAACCATTTCGGACTGACCCTGACCGAAGACAACAAGGAACTGCCGGACCACATCACCACCGAATTGAATTTCCTGCATTTCCTTGCCTACGGCGAACATCAACTGACGGCCCGGGGTGAATCCGCTGCCGCCTGTCAGCTTGCCCAGCGGGACTTCATCGCCCGCCATCCGGGGCGCTGGATTCCCCTGATGGCAGCCAAGCTGGAGCCGATGCAGCCCGACCCCCTGTTCATGGTGCTGACCCAACTGCTGGAGCGCCTGCTGAACCGGGAACTGGCACGACTGGAAGCGCTGCATGGTGCGGCATCCCTCAAGCCTTCTGGCGACCTGCCCTTTGGCGGAATCTGA
- a CDS encoding Zn-dependent alcohol dehydrogenase produces the protein MKAALALDYGKLSIEDVTLDPPRAGEVMVKMAAAGVCYTDVSVLNGTIPMPVPLVLGHEGAGVVQAVGPGVSSLAVGDPVVLSFIPACGECFFCDHHEPHLCAAGSPEGRMLDGSSRLHLGSRDIGAMAMLGCMAEYAVVPAISAMKIDRGIPLDRAALVGCSVMTGVGAVANTAKVRSGATVAVFGCGGVGLSAIQGARLVGAKRIIAVDMLDSKLEYARHFGATHTVNAKDDPVAAIKELTGGWGVDYSFEVTGKVPVMEQAYAATRRGGTVCVIGIGHYTESFPLNACGFSADAKTVVGCMYGNTNFKVDMPNLLELYLAKRLDLDAMITRTYRIDEAPQAFEDLKAGLNARGVIVF, from the coding sequence ATGAAAGCTGCCCTTGCCCTGGATTATGGAAAACTGAGTATCGAGGACGTTACCCTGGACCCGCCTCGCGCTGGCGAGGTGATGGTCAAGATGGCGGCGGCGGGCGTCTGCTATACCGACGTTTCCGTGCTCAACGGCACGATTCCGATGCCCGTGCCCCTGGTGCTGGGCCATGAGGGCGCGGGGGTGGTGCAGGCCGTGGGCCCCGGTGTCAGCTCCCTGGCGGTGGGGGACCCTGTGGTGCTGTCCTTCATTCCCGCCTGCGGCGAATGCTTTTTCTGCGATCACCACGAACCCCACCTCTGCGCAGCCGGCTCCCCCGAGGGACGGATGCTCGACGGTAGTTCCCGCCTGCATCTGGGCAGCCGGGATATCGGGGCCATGGCGATGCTCGGCTGCATGGCGGAATATGCCGTGGTGCCGGCCATCAGCGCGATGAAGATCGATCGTGGCATTCCCCTGGATCGGGCGGCCCTGGTGGGCTGCAGCGTGATGACCGGTGTCGGCGCCGTGGCCAATACCGCCAAGGTCAGGTCCGGCGCCACGGTGGCGGTGTTCGGCTGCGGCGGCGTCGGTCTGTCGGCGATCCAGGGGGCGCGACTGGTGGGCGCCAAGCGCATCATCGCCGTGGATATGCTGGACTCCAAACTGGAATACGCCCGCCATTTCGGCGCCACCCACACGGTGAATGCCAAGGACGATCCCGTCGCGGCGATCAAGGAATTGACCGGCGGCTGGGGCGTCGACTACAGCTTCGAGGTGACGGGCAAGGTGCCGGTGATGGAGCAGGCCTACGCCGCGACACGGCGCGGCGGCACCGTCTGTGTGATCGGCATCGGCCATTACACCGAGAGCTTCCCCCTCAATGCCTGCGGCTTCTCCGCTGACGCCAAGACCGTGGTGGGCTGCATGTACGGCAACACCAACTTCAAGGTGGACATGCCCAACCTGCTGGAACTCTACCTGGCCAAGCGCCTGGACCTGGACGCCATGATCACCCGCACCTACCGTATCGACGAAGCGCCCCAGGCCTTCGAGGACCTGAAGGCCGGCCTCAACGCCCGGGGAGTGATCGTATTTTGA
- a CDS encoding TetR/AcrR family transcriptional regulator: MSTSEAEKRPVSRRRTQEERSATTREKVIQAAIDCIVEEGLHNTTAARIAARSGVTWGAIAHQFGDKDSVLFAVVERNAERYRNLLEAALKKAGPTPPERIDALIDVTWTYINEPSAFAFNELIIYNRASSNAKIIGQQEDLSYKQMKIVWDKFFGEFDIPPAKLDTARNFTLATLQGLSLMRLITHRRPTFKSEIAALKQSIVQMLVPES, encoded by the coding sequence ATGAGTACATCGGAAGCGGAAAAGCGCCCAGTCAGCCGCCGTCGCACCCAGGAAGAACGCAGCGCCACCACCCGGGAAAAAGTGATCCAGGCAGCCATCGATTGCATCGTCGAGGAGGGTCTGCACAACACCACCGCAGCCAGGATTGCGGCCCGTTCGGGCGTCACCTGGGGGGCGATCGCCCACCAGTTTGGCGACAAGGACTCCGTGCTGTTCGCCGTGGTGGAGCGCAATGCCGAGAGGTACCGCAATCTCCTCGAGGCGGCCCTGAAGAAGGCTGGGCCCACGCCTCCAGAGCGGATTGACGCCCTGATCGACGTAACTTGGACGTACATCAACGAACCCTCGGCCTTCGCCTTCAACGAACTGATCATCTATAACCGGGCCAGCAGCAACGCAAAGATCATTGGTCAGCAGGAAGACCTGTCCTACAAACAGATGAAGATCGTCTGGGACAAGTTCTTCGGCGAATTCGACATTCCGCCGGCGAAGCTGGACACAGCGCGGAATTTCACCTTGGCGACTTTGCAGGGGCTGTCCCTGATGCGTCTCATCACCCACCGGCGGCCGACGTTCAAGAGCGAGATCGCTGCCCTGAAGCAAAGCATCGTGCAGATGCTGGTTCCCGAGTCCTGA
- a CDS encoding SDR family NAD(P)-dependent oxidoreductase has protein sequence MNTTQQLFDLTGKVALVTGGSRGLGKAIALGFATAGADVIVTSRTLPSLQEVAGQIEAMGRRSLAVACDVGQWAEVDRLVDTVYEKFGRCDVLVNNAGIVQTMTPLTQTSEEMFDRFYGVNTKGPMHLAAAVANRMIPAGGGSIVNIVTMGGLRPSGYLAMYCSSKAALIALTRSMADEWSIQGVRVNAIAPGPFLTEMLEDLASQQEGFLEYCENVTMLKRAGQPEEIVGPALFLASQASSYMTGQTISVCGGAI, from the coding sequence ATGAATACCACACAACAACTTTTCGATCTGACCGGCAAGGTCGCCCTCGTTACCGGCGGCAGCCGCGGCCTGGGCAAGGCCATCGCCCTGGGTTTCGCCACAGCCGGCGCCGACGTGATCGTCACCAGCCGTACCCTGCCCTCCCTCCAGGAAGTCGCTGGCCAGATCGAGGCCATGGGGCGCCGCTCCCTGGCGGTGGCCTGCGACGTGGGCCAGTGGGCAGAAGTGGATCGCCTGGTGGACACAGTCTATGAAAAGTTCGGCCGCTGCGACGTGCTGGTCAACAACGCAGGTATCGTCCAGACCATGACGCCCCTGACCCAGACCAGCGAGGAAATGTTCGACCGCTTCTATGGCGTTAACACCAAGGGACCCATGCACCTGGCGGCGGCGGTAGCCAACCGCATGATCCCCGCCGGCGGAGGCAGCATCGTCAACATCGTCACCATGGGCGGCCTGCGCCCCTCCGGCTACCTGGCCATGTACTGCTCCAGCAAGGCAGCCTTGATCGCCCTGACCCGCAGCATGGCGGACGAATGGTCAATCCAGGGCGTGCGCGTCAATGCCATCGCGCCGGGCCCATTCCTGACCGAGATGCTGGAGGATCTGGCGTCCCAGCAAGAGGGGTTCCTCGAGTATTGCGAGAACGTGACCATGCTGAAACGCGCCGGGCAGCCCGAGGAAATCGTCGGCCCTGCACTGTTCCTCGCCAGCCAGGCGTCGAGCTATATGACCGGCCAGACCATTTCCGTCTGCGGCGGCGCCATTTAA
- a CDS encoding long-chain-acyl-CoA synthetase yields the protein MVTREETQARMDIISAGMMKHTPEQTYTVADRLEEWAERTPDSPFLVWNDQSLSYGEVNARANRYAHFALAQGLRPGNVAALLMENRPEFLFIWFALAKIGCVSALINNQISGDALRHALSTTGSQRLFVGTECLGRLAPTPDIPETLVTYAIPDGQTRDIPASCTVLEQQLAAQPSTNPDRTLRDGVIGQSVLCLVFTSGTTGLPKAAKVTQARWLGVGEGWRAFLGLGQDDVFYCVLPLYHVAALMSLLSNAMASGGSVLLRPRFSASRFWQDVRQYGVTVAQYSGELCRYLYNQPPRPDDRDHKLKVMTGSGLSPAIWQAFQDRFGVTQMIEGYGGTELNVGMMNIDNRIGSCGRIPFRDRSNARLVKYDRDNDCHLRNPDGTLIECGTNEVGEMLGMILNLPGITGGRFDGYTDPEATEKKILRNVFQPGDAWMRTGDLFRRDEDDYYYFVDRVGDTFRWKSENVSTSEVTNALDSQPGLETITVYGVAIPGQEGRAGMVTVVMQPGHQLDPAGFYRLAQNTLPSYAIPVFVRVKADADITATFKLRKVDLQKLGYAPVAGDELYVADAAAGCYVPLTEENLSRLGIPPQPKT from the coding sequence ATGGTGACCCGCGAAGAAACCCAGGCCCGGATGGACATCATCTCGGCCGGGATGATGAAACACACCCCCGAGCAGACCTACACCGTGGCCGACCGGCTGGAGGAATGGGCCGAGCGCACTCCCGACAGTCCTTTCCTGGTCTGGAACGACCAGTCCCTGAGCTACGGCGAGGTCAACGCCCGGGCCAACCGCTACGCCCACTTCGCCCTGGCCCAGGGGCTACGCCCCGGCAACGTGGCGGCCCTGCTGATGGAAAACCGCCCGGAATTCCTGTTCATCTGGTTTGCCCTGGCCAAGATCGGCTGCGTCTCCGCGCTGATCAACAACCAGATCAGCGGTGACGCCCTGCGCCATGCCCTGTCCACCACCGGTAGCCAGCGACTGTTCGTCGGCACGGAATGCCTGGGGCGCCTGGCTCCCACACCGGACATTCCGGAAACCCTGGTCACCTACGCGATCCCCGACGGGCAAACCCGGGATATCCCCGCCTCGTGCACCGTTCTCGAGCAACAACTGGCAGCCCAACCCTCCACCAACCCGGACCGGACCCTGCGGGACGGCGTGATTGGCCAGAGTGTGCTGTGCCTGGTGTTCACTTCGGGCACCACCGGGCTGCCCAAGGCGGCCAAGGTCACCCAGGCCCGCTGGCTGGGGGTTGGCGAAGGCTGGCGCGCCTTCCTCGGTCTGGGCCAGGATGACGTTTTCTACTGCGTCCTGCCCCTCTACCATGTGGCGGCACTGATGTCCCTGCTGTCAAACGCCATGGCCTCTGGCGGCAGTGTCCTGCTGCGGCCCCGCTTCAGCGCCAGTCGCTTCTGGCAGGATGTGCGCCAGTATGGCGTCACGGTGGCCCAGTACAGCGGTGAGCTGTGCCGCTACCTGTACAACCAGCCGCCCCGGCCCGACGACCGGGACCACAAGCTGAAGGTCATGACCGGCTCGGGTCTCAGCCCGGCGATCTGGCAAGCCTTCCAGGACCGCTTTGGCGTCACCCAGATGATCGAGGGCTACGGCGGCACGGAACTCAACGTCGGCATGATGAACATCGACAACCGCATCGGCTCCTGCGGCCGCATTCCCTTCCGTGACCGCAGCAATGCCCGGCTGGTGAAGTACGACCGGGACAACGACTGCCACCTGCGCAACCCGGACGGCACCCTGATCGAATGTGGGACCAACGAGGTGGGGGAGATGCTGGGCATGATCCTCAACCTGCCTGGCATCACCGGCGGCCGCTTCGACGGCTACACCGATCCGGAGGCGACCGAGAAAAAGATTCTGCGCAACGTGTTTCAGCCCGGCGACGCCTGGATGCGCACGGGAGACCTGTTCCGTCGCGACGAGGACGACTACTACTATTTCGTGGATCGGGTAGGTGACACCTTCCGCTGGAAGAGCGAGAACGTTTCCACCTCCGAGGTGACCAATGCCCTGGACAGCCAGCCAGGACTGGAAACCATCACGGTCTATGGCGTTGCCATTCCCGGACAGGAAGGACGGGCGGGGATGGTCACCGTGGTGATGCAGCCTGGCCATCAACTCGACCCGGCGGGCTTTTACCGTCTCGCCCAGAACACGCTGCCCAGCTACGCGATTCCGGTCTTCGTCCGCGTCAAGGCCGATGCCGACATCACCGCCACCTTCAAGCTGCGCAAGGTGGACTTGCAGAAACTGGGCTATGCCCCGGTTGCCGGGGACGAACTGTACGTGGCCGATGCCGCCGCCGGGTGTTACGTCCCGCTCACGGAAGAAAACCTTTCCCGTCTGGGCATTCCGCCCCAGCCGAAGACTTGA
- a CDS encoding nuclear transport factor 2 family protein, whose product MTTEDQERRLRAIEDRFAILDLEAEYAYAWDLGTPRQWAEVFTGDGIFEMLPTGHTPHTRIEGRTALENFCTHIRQQWSGLHYMHPPHLKIEGDSAESVIFFEFRHVMRSDTQVRQGVTAGYYRTRYRRTREGWRMEERIEQAIGEDLQLSYPGTFTVTAGNRS is encoded by the coding sequence ATGACGACAGAAGACCAGGAACGGCGGCTCCGGGCCATCGAGGACCGCTTCGCGATCCTCGACCTGGAGGCCGAGTATGCCTATGCCTGGGATCTTGGAACGCCCCGGCAATGGGCCGAAGTGTTTACCGGGGACGGCATCTTCGAGATGCTGCCAACCGGCCACACGCCACACACACGGATCGAGGGCCGGACAGCCCTGGAGAACTTCTGCACCCATATCCGCCAGCAGTGGTCGGGGCTCCACTACATGCACCCCCCGCACCTGAAGATCGAGGGGGATAGTGCCGAGTCGGTGATTTTCTTCGAATTCCGCCACGTCATGCGGTCGGACACGCAAGTGCGCCAGGGAGTCACGGCCGGCTACTACCGCACCCGCTATCGCCGCACCCGGGAAGGCTGGCGCATGGAGGAGCGGATCGAGCAGGCCATCGGCGAAGACCTCCAGTTGTCCTATCCCGGGACATTCACGGTCACAGCGGGAAACCGTTCATGA
- a CDS encoding glucose 1-dehydrogenase: MSRLQGKVAIVTGGARGMGEATVRLFVENGAKVVIGDVLDSAGEALAKELGPDVAFVHLDVSKQADWEKAVARAQAFGPLNVLVNNAAILNPKAIKDMTEDDYMSVIRVNQLGTFLGIRSVLEPMKAAGKGSIINISSIDGFQAKNGLAAYSSSKWAVRGLTKVAAIELGPYGIRVNTVHPGGIFTDMGGRSEQNPDPASMDDFYRAVPIPRVGLPREVAYVTLFLATDEASYTTGAEFLADGGWVAGMRHEALPTS; this comes from the coding sequence ATGTCCAGATTGCAAGGCAAGGTTGCCATTGTCACCGGTGGCGCGCGAGGGATGGGGGAGGCGACGGTTCGCCTGTTTGTGGAAAACGGCGCAAAGGTTGTGATCGGCGATGTGCTCGACAGTGCCGGCGAGGCGCTGGCCAAGGAACTGGGGCCCGATGTCGCCTTCGTTCATCTGGATGTCAGCAAGCAGGCCGACTGGGAAAAGGCGGTGGCCCGGGCCCAGGCCTTCGGCCCTCTCAACGTTCTGGTAAATAATGCGGCGATCCTGAATCCCAAGGCCATCAAGGACATGACCGAGGACGACTATATGTCTGTGATCCGGGTCAACCAACTGGGTACCTTCCTCGGCATCCGATCTGTTCTGGAACCCATGAAGGCCGCCGGCAAAGGCTCCATCATCAATATCTCCTCCATCGACGGCTTTCAGGCCAAGAACGGCCTGGCCGCCTACTCATCCAGCAAGTGGGCGGTGCGCGGCCTGACCAAGGTGGCAGCCATTGAGTTGGGGCCCTATGGCATACGCGTGAACACCGTCCATCCCGGCGGCATCTTCACCGACATGGGGGGCCGTTCCGAGCAGAACCCGGACCCCGCCTCCATGGATGACTTTTACCGCGCCGTGCCTATCCCCCGGGTCGGCCTGCCCCGTGAGGTCGCCTACGTCACCCTATTCCTTGCCACGGACGAGGCCTCCTACACCACCGGCGCCGAGTTTCTGGCCGATGGCGGCTGGGTGGCCGGCATGCGCCACGAAGCGCTCCCCACTTCGTGA
- a CDS encoding SDR family NAD(P)-dependent oxidoreductase, translating into MNMQPSLSSPHTGVIITGGASGLGRASAHALAAVGRPVAIWDINGDRAAAVADEIRTEYGVASIGIGLDIGDPDRYVAAIDQSRQALGSLGGLVHAAGIVDTGSLEGVTPENWDRGINIHLRPVALLVQALYQDLKANPGSAVVAFASINATLGNRINPIYSAAKGGVLSLVRSLADRLGDDGIRINSISPGQILTPMLQPAVDALPKGTFEKRILLGRMGVPAEIGRVVRFLLSDEASYINASEVVVDGGNISSQRD; encoded by the coding sequence ATGAACATGCAACCCAGCCTGTCCTCGCCCCACACTGGCGTCATCATCACCGGCGGTGCTTCCGGCCTGGGTCGGGCCTCCGCCCATGCCCTGGCCGCTGTCGGCAGGCCGGTGGCGATCTGGGACATCAACGGGGACCGGGCGGCGGCCGTGGCCGACGAGATCCGCACCGAGTACGGTGTGGCCAGCATCGGCATCGGCCTGGATATTGGCGATCCCGACCGGTACGTCGCGGCGATCGATCAATCCCGCCAGGCCCTGGGCTCCCTCGGCGGCCTGGTGCATGCGGCGGGTATTGTCGATACCGGCTCCCTGGAAGGGGTGACGCCGGAGAACTGGGACCGGGGCATCAACATCCATCTGCGTCCGGTGGCGCTTTTGGTGCAGGCCTTGTATCAGGATCTGAAGGCCAATCCGGGCTCGGCGGTGGTGGCCTTCGCTTCCATCAACGCCACTCTGGGCAATCGGATCAATCCGATTTATTCCGCCGCCAAGGGCGGGGTGCTGTCCCTGGTGCGCTCCCTGGCGGACCGCCTGGGAGACGACGGCATCCGCATCAACTCGATTTCTCCCGGACAGATTCTGACGCCGATGCTGCAACCCGCCGTGGACGCGCTTCCCAAGGGAACCTTCGAGAAGCGCATCCTGCTGGGCCGCATGGGCGTACCGGCGGAAATCGGCCGGGTGGTGCGTTTCCTCCTGTCCGACGAAGCCAGTTACATCAATGCTTCCGAGGTTGTGGTCGATGGAGGCAACATCTCTTCCCAACGGGATTGA
- a CDS encoding cytochrome P450 has product MAVPILPSEIDISSPEAYLNERRLQADFSRLRNEMPIAWVDREPYRPFWSVVRNADIKAIEKNHQIFINEPRLTLQTRKAEAASAAMFGGQRYGVRTLTDMDEPDHRKYRDISSRWFVGPGLRKVLERVDRIADRFVDRMVKQGGQCDFATEVAMWYPLYVILSLFDLPEEDAPRLLQLTQHLVSASDPDLQRSDLGGTDAVPEFFEYLGRLLVERRAHPGDDLASAIATAEIDGKPIDTLEALSYYLIMVTAGHDTTSGAITGGMHALVENPAEREKLRQPTPALLRNASGEMCRWVTPVKHFMRTATEDFSFHDATIKAGDAVALFYASGNRDDACFEDPDRFRVDRKVDGHVAFGFGIHSCVGRQLALAEMDAFFGRLIPRLRHVEFAGDPKLIQSNLIGGYKSLPLHYEITH; this is encoded by the coding sequence ATGGCTGTTCCCATTCTTCCATCAGAGATCGATATATCCAGCCCCGAGGCCTATTTGAACGAGCGCCGTCTCCAGGCTGATTTTTCCCGGCTGAGAAATGAAATGCCCATTGCCTGGGTGGACCGGGAACCCTACCGGCCCTTCTGGTCCGTGGTGCGTAATGCGGATATCAAGGCCATCGAAAAGAACCACCAAATCTTCATCAACGAACCCCGCCTGACCTTGCAGACCCGCAAGGCAGAAGCGGCGTCAGCCGCCATGTTCGGCGGACAGCGTTATGGGGTCCGTACTCTCACCGACATGGATGAACCGGATCACCGCAAGTATCGGGACATTTCTTCCCGCTGGTTTGTCGGACCGGGCCTGCGCAAGGTACTGGAGCGGGTGGACCGGATCGCTGACCGTTTCGTCGATCGCATGGTGAAACAGGGAGGGCAATGCGACTTCGCTACCGAAGTGGCGATGTGGTATCCGCTGTATGTGATTCTTTCCCTCTTCGATCTTCCCGAGGAAGATGCACCCCGTCTTCTGCAACTGACCCAGCACCTGGTATCGGCCAGTGACCCGGATCTGCAGCGTTCGGACCTGGGGGGCACGGATGCCGTTCCCGAGTTTTTCGAGTACCTGGGGCGGCTGCTGGTCGAGCGCCGGGCCCATCCCGGCGACGATCTGGCCAGCGCCATCGCCACGGCTGAGATCGACGGCAAGCCCATCGATACCCTGGAAGCCCTCTCCTACTACCTGATCATGGTCACCGCCGGCCACGATACGACCTCGGGCGCCATCACCGGGGGCATGCACGCTCTGGTCGAGAATCCGGCCGAGCGGGAGAAATTGCGGCAGCCGACACCGGCGCTGCTGCGCAACGCTAGTGGGGAGATGTGCCGCTGGGTGACTCCGGTGAAGCATTTCATGCGTACCGCCACCGAGGATTTTTCCTTCCACGATGCCACCATCAAGGCCGGCGATGCCGTGGCCCTGTTTTACGCTTCGGGAAATCGGGACGATGCGTGCTTTGAAGATCCTGATCGGTTCCGTGTGGACCGAAAGGTCGACGGCCATGTGGCCTTCGGTTTTGGCATCCATAGCTGCGTGGGCCGGCAACTGGCCCTGGCGGAGATGGACGCCTTTTTCGGCAGGCTGATTCCACGCTTGCGCCACGTCGAGTTTGCGGGCGACCCCAAACTCATCCAGTCCAACCTGATCGGCGGCTACAAGAGCCTACCTCTCCACTATGAAATCACTCACTGA